The DNA region AAAATCTACGGACACTTAGGTCTGCCAGAAGACACTTTAAACATTAATTTCACTGGTTCAGCAGGACAAAGTTTAGGAGCATTTAGTGCACACGGATTAACTTTTACTGTAGAAGGAAACACCAATGACTATTTAGGTAAAGGTTTATCTGGAGCTAAATTAATCATCAAGAAACCAGCAAAAGCTACTTTTGTTGCTTCAGAAAACATTATCGTAGGTAACGTTTGTTTATTTGGAGCTATTGAAGGAGAAGCATTCATCAACGGTATTGCAGGAGAGCGTTTTGCAGTACGTAACTCAGGAGCTGTAGCAGTTGTTGAGGGTGTGGGTGACCACGGTTGTGAGTACATGACTGGAGGAAAAGTAGTTGTTCTGGGTAAAACTGGAAGAAACTTTGCTGCAGGTATGAGTGGTGGTATCGCTTATATCTATGATCCTCAAAACAAATTCAAAAACGGATTGTGTAACACTGAAACAATCGAGTTTGAAACAGTTGAAGGAAAAGAAGCTGATGAATTAAAACACTTAATTGAAAGACACGTTCAGTACACTAACAGTACTAAAGGAGCTGAATTGTTAAGTGACTGGAACACTAGCTTAGAGAATTTTGTAAAAGTAATGCCTACAGAATACAAAAAAGCGTTAAAACGCTTAGAAACTGAGGAACAAATGGTAGAAGAATTAACAGCATAATACAATGGGAAAAGTAACAGGTTTTAAAGAATTCGAAAGACAAGATGAATCATACACAGCAGTAGAAGAGCGTGTTGGACATTATAAAGAATTTACAGTTCCTTTGAGTGAAGCTGAAATTACAAAACAAGGATCTCGTTGTATGGATTGTGGTATTCCATTTTGTCACAGTGGATGTCCTTTAGGGAATTTAATCCCTGATTTCAACCACATGGTTCACCAAGGTGAATGGCAAAAAGCTTCTTGGATATTACATTCAACAAATAACTTCCCTGAATTTACAGGGCGTTTATGTCCAGCTCCATGTGAAAAAGCATGTGTACTAGGAATTATCAATGATCCTATTTCTATTGAAAACATAGAAAAAAATATTGTGGAGCGTGCATTCCAAGAAGGTTGGATTAAACCACAACCACCAAAAACAAGAACTGGTAAAACAGTTGCTGTTGTTGGTTCGGGACCTGCAGGTTTAGCAGCTGCACAACAATTAAACAGAGCAGGTCATACTGTAACTGTTTTTGAAAGAGACAATGCTATTGGAGGATTATTACGTTATGGAATTCCTAATTTCAAATTAGAAAAAGAAATTATCGACAGACGTATAGCTATTCTTGAAGCAGAAGGTATCACTTTCAAAGTAAACACTAATGTAGGTGTTAACTACTCTATTGAAGACTTAAAAGCATTTGATTCTATCGTACTTTGTGGTGGAGCAACTGAAAGAAGAGGTTTACCTACTCCTGGTGCTGATGCTGATGGTGTAGTTCAGGCAATGGATTTCTTAACACAACAAACAAAAGTGGTTTGGGGTGAAAAAATCGAAAACCAAGTTTTAGCAACTGGTAAAGATGTTATCGTAATCGGTGGTGGAGATACAGGTTCTGACTGTGTGGGAACATCAAACCGTCAAGGTGCAAAATCAGTTACAAACTTTGAGATTATGCCAAAACCACCTGTTGGAAGAAGTGAGTCTACACCATGGCCATTCTGGCCTTTACAGTTAAAAACATCAACTTCTCACAAAGAAGGATGTAATAGAAACTGGTTAATTAATACTAAAGAATTCATCAAAGATGCTAATGGTAAATTAACTGCTCTTAAAACTGTAAATGTTGAATGGAAAATGGTTCCAGGACAACGTCCAGAATTAATCGAGATTGAAGGTTCTGAACAAATCTGGCCATGTGACTTAGCTTTATTAGCTTTAGGATTTACAGGACCCGAGAAAAATTTAGCAGAACAATTAGGTCTTGAAACTGAT from Flavobacterium nitratireducens includes:
- a CDS encoding glutamate synthase subunit beta, which produces MGKVTGFKEFERQDESYTAVEERVGHYKEFTVPLSEAEITKQGSRCMDCGIPFCHSGCPLGNLIPDFNHMVHQGEWQKASWILHSTNNFPEFTGRLCPAPCEKACVLGIINDPISIENIEKNIVERAFQEGWIKPQPPKTRTGKTVAVVGSGPAGLAAAQQLNRAGHTVTVFERDNAIGGLLRYGIPNFKLEKEIIDRRIAILEAEGITFKVNTNVGVNYSIEDLKAFDSIVLCGGATERRGLPTPGADADGVVQAMDFLTQQTKVVWGEKIENQVLATGKDVIVIGGGDTGSDCVGTSNRQGAKSVTNFEIMPKPPVGRSESTPWPFWPLQLKTSTSHKEGCNRNWLINTKEFIKDANGKLTALKTVNVEWKMVPGQRPELIEIEGSEQIWPCDLALLALGFTGPEKNLAEQLGLETDFRSNYKANNYQTNVPNIFTAGDMRRGQSLIVWAISEGREAAREVDLFLMGTTNLPTKEGGDLPPL